From a single Labrenzia sp. PHM005 genomic region:
- a CDS encoding YigZ family protein, whose translation MPFKTITREFEGFLEDRKSRFLAFLVPVGQFEARLEELRKEHKKANHIVTAHRRLLDDGRIEESGKDDGEPAGTSGMPTLRVLQGAELINCAVLIVRYFGGTKLGGGGLARAYSGAAQDAISNAELIPFQKFVTKTVSANFASSSELERQIVILGLSVVAREYTETGVNLTVEGPEDDLARI comes from the coding sequence ATGCCCTTCAAAACCATCACCCGCGAATTCGAAGGTTTTCTGGAGGACCGGAAATCCCGATTTCTGGCGTTTCTTGTGCCAGTTGGCCAGTTCGAAGCCCGGCTGGAGGAGTTGCGCAAGGAGCATAAGAAGGCCAACCACATCGTCACCGCCCACCGACGCCTCCTGGACGATGGCCGAATTGAAGAAAGCGGCAAAGATGATGGCGAACCGGCCGGGACTTCCGGCATGCCGACTTTGCGTGTTCTTCAAGGGGCTGAGCTGATCAACTGCGCGGTCTTGATTGTCCGCTATTTCGGTGGCACCAAACTTGGCGGCGGCGGACTGGCCCGCGCGTATTCGGGCGCTGCCCAAGACGCTATCAGCAATGCAGAGCTGATCCCGTTCCAAAAATTTGTGACAAAGACAGTTAGCGCCAATTTTGCGTCCAGCTCTGAGTTAGAGCGGCAAATCGTTATTCTAGGACTGAGTGTCGTTGCCCGCGAATATACAGAAACAGGTGTAAATCTGACGGTGGAGGGGCCCGAAGATGATCTGGCACGCATTTAG
- a CDS encoding caspase family protein, whose translation MGRFGYLVLWILISLFSVGAAVSGEKVALVIGNSRYEHVSQLPNAAQDATDIAQTLNRLGFRVLYGTDLSRSEILSLAQQTRKSLAPDDIALFYFAGHAVQIGAENFIIPVDAHGEDADTIKQTSVKLQTILAEMESKADRNIVILDACRNNPFAISAASRSIGGFARGLAKVDAGVGSFIAFSTQPGNIALDGDGRNSPFTTALLKYLPSADDDLHEVMRKVRRSVVEATNSSQIPWENSSLIERIYLGVQPSRPSTIGELPAPSPQPQRIPQPQQFDQTAFPYEVAGLNPNGDGFLALRSGTTSSSQRLLKMPEGTPLQVLGQAGVWFNVRTASGAVGWAHSKWIRFVGVRGSLPQESCDSLWYERNAIFARNGYCFRSARGRQTFSNAGCRVGVSAGNIPLSAAERREVARLVAREKALHCR comes from the coding sequence GTGGGACGTTTCGGCTATCTGGTTTTATGGATCCTCATTTCCCTCTTTTCCGTAGGGGCTGCAGTCTCGGGCGAAAAAGTGGCCCTGGTCATCGGCAACTCGCGCTATGAGCACGTCTCCCAACTGCCCAACGCTGCACAGGATGCGACCGACATCGCACAAACGCTCAATCGCTTAGGTTTCCGGGTCCTCTATGGCACCGACCTCAGCCGGTCTGAAATCCTCAGCCTTGCACAACAAACGCGGAAATCCCTTGCGCCAGATGACATCGCCCTTTTCTATTTTGCAGGCCATGCGGTTCAGATTGGCGCTGAGAATTTCATTATTCCGGTAGATGCGCATGGAGAAGATGCGGACACCATCAAACAGACTTCGGTCAAACTTCAGACCATTTTGGCGGAGATGGAAAGCAAGGCAGACCGCAACATTGTCATTCTGGATGCCTGCCGCAACAATCCCTTTGCCATTTCCGCGGCTTCGCGGTCGATCGGCGGTTTTGCCCGCGGCCTTGCCAAAGTGGACGCTGGAGTTGGCTCGTTCATCGCTTTTTCAACTCAGCCCGGCAACATTGCGCTGGATGGCGATGGCCGCAACAGCCCGTTTACAACAGCCCTCTTGAAATACCTGCCCTCCGCGGACGATGACCTTCATGAGGTGATGCGCAAGGTCCGCCGCAGTGTCGTCGAAGCCACAAACAGCAGCCAGATCCCCTGGGAGAATTCATCGCTGATTGAACGGATTTATCTCGGAGTGCAGCCTTCCCGGCCAAGCACAATTGGCGAGCTTCCAGCACCGTCCCCGCAGCCGCAGCGTATACCGCAGCCCCAGCAATTTGATCAAACAGCATTTCCTTATGAAGTCGCCGGTCTGAACCCCAACGGCGATGGATTTCTGGCCCTGCGCAGCGGCACAACGTCGTCTTCACAAAGGCTCCTCAAAATGCCGGAAGGAACACCTTTGCAAGTTCTGGGACAAGCGGGCGTCTGGTTTAATGTGCGGACAGCTTCCGGGGCGGTCGGCTGGGCTCATTCCAAGTGGATCCGCTTTGTCGGCGTCAGAGGTTCATTGCCGCAAGAGAGCTGTGACAGCCTCTGGTATGAGAGGAACGCCATATTTGCGCGCAACGGCTATTGTTTTCGAAGCGCCCGCGGCCGCCAGACATTTTCCAATGCAGGCTGCCGGGTGGGCGTTTCTGCAGGCAACATCCCCTTGAGCGCGGCTGAAAGGCGGGAAGTGGCCCGGCTGGTTGCCCGCGAAAAAGCCCTGCACTGCAGATAG
- a CDS encoding glycoside hydrolase family 3 N-terminal domain-containing protein produces MQTRPGALISALILIFTLLGGLWLTLDEGEPPATLLLDRPATSALERKIGHLIMVGFNGTKPKDPGVKAVSAQLADGKIGGVMLLSRNIQTSRQLKVLTQHLARQNKSVPVFIAVDQEGGRVQRLSRLGGNASWLSAEKLSRKTDNCSKEAVRAYYDRHAQVLPDHHINVNFGPVVDLNLNPDNPVIGKSKRSFSADPETVIRCAAGFITAHQALGVATALKHFPGHGTTTVDSHHGLPVIDSTWRKQELTPYKALAQMGHADMIMMGHLVHQRFSDAGTLPASLSQKGIQAARTAAGPETVLITDDLEMTAVSKDFPIEAAALKALAAGNDIVLFSSFERFDPGLGDRLNAAIAAAVKDGRLKEDQIDRSVTRIKALKRKLTPQPQPAG; encoded by the coding sequence ATGCAGACCCGCCCAGGCGCACTGATCAGTGCCCTGATTTTGATCTTTACCCTTCTTGGCGGTCTTTGGCTCACATTGGACGAAGGTGAGCCGCCGGCAACTCTCCTTTTGGACAGACCTGCGACCAGCGCTCTTGAACGCAAAATCGGGCACTTGATCATGGTCGGTTTCAACGGGACCAAACCTAAGGACCCCGGCGTCAAGGCCGTCTCCGCGCAACTCGCCGATGGCAAAATCGGCGGTGTGATGCTGCTATCCCGCAATATTCAGACTAGCCGACAGCTTAAAGTCCTTACACAGCATTTGGCACGGCAAAATAAGAGTGTGCCAGTTTTTATTGCGGTCGATCAGGAAGGCGGGCGTGTTCAGCGCTTAAGCCGCCTGGGCGGTAACGCCTCCTGGCTTTCCGCTGAAAAACTCTCCCGCAAAACGGATAACTGTTCTAAAGAGGCCGTCCGCGCCTACTACGACCGCCATGCTCAAGTTCTGCCAGACCATCATATCAATGTGAATTTCGGTCCTGTTGTCGATCTCAACCTCAATCCTGATAATCCCGTCATCGGCAAATCAAAAAGAAGCTTCTCCGCAGATCCGGAAACAGTGATCCGCTGCGCAGCTGGCTTCATCACAGCCCATCAAGCGCTTGGTGTCGCAACAGCGCTCAAACATTTTCCGGGTCATGGCACGACAACCGTGGACAGCCATCACGGGCTACCAGTCATCGATAGCACATGGCGGAAGCAAGAACTCACCCCTTACAAGGCGCTCGCTCAAATGGGGCACGCCGATATGATCATGATGGGTCATCTGGTGCACCAAAGGTTTTCTGATGCAGGTACCCTGCCCGCGTCCCTGTCACAGAAGGGTATTCAAGCGGCGCGCACGGCCGCTGGACCAGAAACCGTCCTCATAACCGATGATCTGGAGATGACGGCTGTCTCTAAAGATTTTCCGATTGAAGCAGCCGCGCTCAAGGCGCTGGCGGCCGGCAACGATATTGTCCTGTTTTCCAGCTTCGAGCGCTTTGATCCGGGATTGGGAGATCGGCTGAATGCGGCCATTGCCGCTGCGGTCAAAGACGGCCGACTTAAGGAGGATCAGATCGACCGGTCAGTCACACGTATAAAAGCGCTGAAGCGAAAACTCACGCCCCAGCCGCAACCGGCCGGTTGA
- a CDS encoding ion transporter, producing the protein MRDLVKALVTSRKWEYWIIGIIVVNAVTLGLETSPAVMAVAGPLLLTLDKIILMVFVVELALRLYAHGLRFFKDPWSLFDFAIVVIAVMPTSGSLSVLRSLRILRALRLISVVPSLRRVIGGLVAALPGMGSIMVLMALVFYVFAVMATKLYGATFPEWFGDIGLSLYTLFQVMTLESWSMGIVRPVMEVYPLSWLFFVPFILCTAFTVLNLFIGIIVSAMQEEHEAEADANRQAIHDETGQILEEVKALRAELKELRQQAMTP; encoded by the coding sequence ATGCGGGATCTGGTCAAGGCCCTCGTAACCTCACGCAAATGGGAATACTGGATCATCGGCATCATTGTCGTGAATGCGGTGACCTTGGGTCTGGAAACAAGTCCGGCGGTCATGGCCGTCGCCGGTCCGCTTCTCCTGACACTCGATAAAATCATCCTGATGGTGTTTGTCGTTGAGCTGGCTCTGCGGCTCTATGCCCATGGTCTGCGCTTTTTCAAAGATCCATGGAGCTTGTTCGACTTTGCCATCGTGGTCATTGCCGTCATGCCAACGTCCGGTTCGCTATCGGTCTTGCGCTCCTTGCGGATCTTGCGCGCTTTACGCCTTATTTCCGTGGTGCCATCACTGCGCCGGGTCATCGGTGGGCTGGTTGCTGCCTTACCCGGCATGGGCTCGATCATGGTGCTGATGGCGCTGGTGTTTTATGTCTTTGCGGTGATGGCGACTAAGCTTTATGGCGCAACCTTTCCGGAATGGTTCGGCGACATCGGTCTGTCGCTCTATACCCTGTTCCAGGTGATGACTTTGGAAAGCTGGTCGATGGGCATCGTCCGGCCGGTGATGGAGGTTTACCCACTGTCTTGGCTGTTCTTCGTGCCATTCATTCTGTGCACCGCCTTTACGGTTCTGAACCTCTTCATCGGGATTATCGTTTCGGCCATGCAGGAAGAACATGAAGCCGAAGCTGACGCCAACCGGCAGGCGATCCACGATGAAACGGGTCAGATCCTGGAGGAAGTCAAAGCGCTCAGGGCTGAGCTGAAAGAGCTGCGGCAGCAGGCCATGACCCCGTAA
- a CDS encoding ABC transporter substrate-binding protein yields the protein MRICFENWPPYYAINEAGAAEGVVTELIRNILHNAGLHAEFFNKPPIRCQAELRSGKMDMGLTADTAKDGILLGSTALTHWIIAAVVPANAEEKRFSGLDAYQGKRALQIAGYDYPAIIRDFEPRWKIEQVDYTPVLEEEAAITPYRMLESGRADLLLEDLYWSEYVIETYDLNLKVLRPAVAVVRGYAGYAQQRRDLKDLVEQHLAVLAANGKLSELYRATTGISWDVLDNQNPAN from the coding sequence GTGAGGATTTGTTTTGAAAACTGGCCGCCATATTACGCGATCAATGAAGCCGGTGCTGCCGAAGGGGTTGTGACGGAGCTCATTCGAAACATTCTCCACAATGCTGGACTACACGCAGAATTCTTCAACAAGCCCCCCATCCGCTGCCAAGCCGAACTGCGCAGTGGAAAAATGGATATGGGGCTGACAGCCGATACCGCCAAAGACGGCATATTGCTCGGCAGCACAGCGCTGACCCATTGGATTATTGCTGCAGTTGTTCCCGCGAATGCTGAAGAAAAGCGGTTTTCTGGCCTGGACGCCTATCAGGGAAAACGGGCTTTGCAGATCGCTGGATATGATTACCCTGCGATCATTCGAGATTTCGAACCCCGCTGGAAAATAGAACAGGTGGATTACACCCCCGTTTTGGAGGAGGAGGCGGCAATCACGCCCTATCGTATGCTGGAATCCGGACGCGCAGATCTGCTGCTAGAAGATCTTTATTGGTCTGAATATGTCATTGAAACATACGATCTGAACCTCAAGGTCTTACGCCCTGCCGTGGCCGTGGTGCGCGGGTACGCCGGATATGCGCAGCAGCGCCGCGACTTGAAAGACTTGGTCGAACAACACCTTGCCGTCCTGGCTGCAAACGGCAAACTATCTGAACTCTATCGCGCAACCACCGGCATTTCTTGGGATGTTCTGGACAATCAAAATCCAGCAAATTGA
- a CDS encoding SDR family NAD(P)-dependent oxidoreductase — MINPMDLTGRNILITGAAQGIGEAVARLAHELGAHVVLNDLQGDKLKSIADDLGSRVDVCAGSVSDYEFVQGMVSDAVARNGALHGLVNNAGIVRAAMAKNMTPETWQSVIDINLTGVFYCLQAVGQHMLERIEAGDTSPASIVNISSDAGRRGTIGQINYGAAKSGVMGLTMSSAREWSQFGIRINSVLFGVVETPMTEVIRSDKFRDGVMAQVPMKRFSTAAEVSQPVCFLLSEGASYMTGQHVSVNGGYTIGV; from the coding sequence ATGATTAATCCGATGGATTTGACAGGCCGCAACATTCTGATCACTGGCGCCGCCCAGGGGATCGGAGAGGCTGTCGCCAGGCTAGCTCATGAACTTGGCGCGCATGTCGTTCTAAATGATTTGCAGGGGGACAAACTGAAATCGATTGCTGATGATCTCGGCAGCCGGGTGGATGTCTGCGCCGGCTCGGTTTCAGATTATGAGTTCGTCCAGGGAATGGTGAGCGATGCGGTTGCTCGTAATGGTGCTCTTCATGGCCTTGTCAACAATGCCGGGATTGTACGGGCAGCGATGGCAAAAAACATGACGCCGGAAACCTGGCAGTCGGTCATCGACATTAATCTAACTGGAGTATTCTACTGTTTACAGGCTGTTGGCCAGCATATGCTGGAGCGTATCGAGGCGGGCGACACCTCTCCGGCGTCAATCGTTAACATCAGTTCCGATGCGGGACGCCGCGGGACGATCGGTCAGATCAATTATGGCGCCGCAAAATCTGGTGTCATGGGGCTGACAATGAGTTCAGCCCGCGAATGGTCCCAATTCGGCATTCGCATCAATTCGGTCCTGTTCGGCGTCGTTGAAACGCCGATGACTGAAGTGATCCGCTCCGACAAGTTCCGCGATGGTGTGATGGCACAAGTCCCTATGAAGCGATTCTCCACCGCTGCCGAGGTTAGTCAGCCGGTGTGCTTCCTACTTTCTGAGGGAGCCAGCTACATGACCGGACAACATGTTTCGGTCAATGGCGGCTACACCATCGGCGTTTGA
- a CDS encoding acyl-CoA dehydrogenase family protein has product MTLGFAEPSGYTEDQMLIRESIARLCEPFDDQYWLDRDNDGQFPDDFCDAIAKGGFLGIAMPEKYGGSGMGILEAATMVQAITESGAANAGFASIAINIFGLNPVVVFGTEEQKSRWLPGIIDRTDTACFAVTEPNTGLDTTRLKTRAVRDGNKWVVNGQKTWTSTAQKANKMLLIARTRDENEVERPIDGLSLFYTDLNRDNVEIREIAKMGRKCVDSNQVFIDQLMIPPEDLIGEEGKGFRYLLHGLNAERILIAASLVGIGRCALDRAATYANDRHVFGRPIGMNQGIQHPLAESWAELEAANLMAFRAAAVYDAGQECGKEANAAKYLAAEAAFKATTNAVMTHGGMGYAKEFHVERYMREAMIHRIAPVSPQLILCYLAEKALGLPKSY; this is encoded by the coding sequence ATGACTTTGGGATTCGCTGAGCCAAGCGGTTATACCGAAGATCAAATGTTGATCCGCGAGAGCATCGCCCGGCTGTGTGAGCCGTTCGATGATCAGTATTGGCTGGATCGCGACAACGACGGCCAATTTCCGGATGACTTTTGCGATGCCATCGCCAAAGGCGGCTTTCTGGGTATCGCCATGCCGGAAAAATACGGCGGCTCGGGAATGGGGATCCTGGAGGCCGCGACCATGGTGCAGGCGATTACCGAAAGCGGTGCCGCCAATGCCGGGTTCGCGTCCATTGCCATCAACATTTTCGGATTGAACCCTGTTGTGGTGTTTGGCACCGAAGAGCAAAAAAGCCGCTGGTTGCCGGGCATCATCGACCGAACGGACACAGCGTGTTTCGCTGTGACTGAACCAAATACCGGACTGGACACGACGCGCTTGAAAACCCGTGCTGTCAGAGATGGTAACAAGTGGGTCGTCAATGGCCAAAAGACATGGACGTCGACCGCCCAAAAGGCCAACAAAATGCTCCTGATCGCCCGAACGCGCGACGAAAATGAAGTGGAGCGTCCTATTGATGGGCTATCGCTGTTCTATACGGACCTCAACCGGGACAACGTCGAAATCCGCGAAATCGCCAAGATGGGCCGCAAATGCGTGGATTCCAATCAGGTGTTCATCGACCAGCTGATGATCCCGCCAGAAGACTTGATCGGGGAAGAAGGCAAGGGCTTCCGGTATCTCCTGCATGGGCTGAATGCGGAGCGGATTTTGATTGCCGCATCCCTGGTTGGTATCGGGCGGTGCGCCTTGGATAGAGCCGCCACATACGCCAATGACCGGCATGTCTTTGGCCGGCCGATCGGAATGAACCAGGGCATTCAGCATCCATTGGCCGAAAGTTGGGCGGAACTGGAAGCTGCCAACTTGATGGCATTCCGGGCTGCAGCTGTCTACGACGCCGGCCAGGAATGCGGCAAGGAAGCCAACGCTGCGAAGTATCTTGCTGCGGAAGCCGCTTTCAAGGCAACCACCAATGCGGTGATGACGCATGGCGGCATGGGGTATGCAAAGGAATTCCATGTCGAACGTTACATGCGCGAGGCGATGATCCACCGGATCGCGCCTGTCAGCCCGCAACTCATCCTGTGTTATTTGGCCGAGAAAGCGCTTGGCCTTCCCAAATCCTATTGA
- a CDS encoding thiolase domain-containing protein, whose protein sequence is MARSAKAYIAGIFEHPTRKAVDKTVPQLHAEVARGALADAGLSKDDVDGYFCDSSVPGLGGMGLAEYMGLNLKYTDTTETGGSSYVLHVGHAMEAIAAGKCNVALITLAGRPRAEGLQKLGARARGEDAPERGFELPYGPMVTNLYAMAAMRHMYEFGTTSEQLAWVKVAASHHAQHNEHAMLRDVVTVEDVVTSPMIADPLHRLDCCVISDGGGALVVVRPEIAASLGDRCVKVLGQGEAVKHLNGGRFDLTYTGAAVSGPVAFGEAGVTPSDIDYASIYDSFTITVLETIEDLGFCEKGKGGAFVADGNLISGVGKLPFNTDGGGLCNNHPANRGGMTKVIEAVRQLRGEAHPKVQVPDCRLALAHGTGGQISQRTGAGTVILGRNDA, encoded by the coding sequence ATGGCTCGATCAGCCAAAGCCTATATTGCAGGCATTTTTGAACACCCTACCCGTAAGGCCGTCGACAAGACCGTGCCCCAGCTTCATGCCGAAGTCGCGCGCGGTGCTCTTGCCGATGCCGGATTGAGCAAAGACGATGTCGATGGATACTTCTGCGACAGCTCGGTTCCCGGCCTCGGCGGCATGGGGCTTGCTGAATACATGGGTCTGAATCTCAAATACACGGATACGACCGAAACCGGCGGGTCGTCCTATGTGCTTCATGTCGGCCATGCCATGGAGGCAATAGCCGCTGGAAAATGCAACGTCGCACTGATTACCCTGGCGGGCCGTCCGAGGGCTGAGGGCTTGCAAAAACTGGGTGCTCGGGCACGCGGGGAAGATGCTCCCGAACGTGGTTTTGAATTGCCATACGGTCCAATGGTGACAAACCTTTATGCTATGGCCGCGATGCGGCACATGTATGAGTTTGGCACGACATCGGAGCAACTGGCCTGGGTCAAAGTGGCGGCCAGCCATCACGCGCAGCACAATGAACATGCGATGCTGCGGGACGTGGTGACGGTCGAAGACGTAGTAACTTCACCGATGATCGCAGACCCACTCCACAGGCTGGATTGCTGTGTGATTTCCGATGGCGGCGGTGCACTTGTCGTCGTCAGGCCGGAAATCGCGGCTTCTCTCGGAGACCGCTGCGTCAAGGTTCTGGGACAGGGAGAAGCGGTCAAACATCTGAATGGCGGCCGTTTCGATTTGACCTACACAGGAGCAGCAGTTTCGGGACCGGTTGCGTTTGGCGAAGCCGGCGTCACCCCGTCAGACATCGACTACGCATCCATATACGACAGTTTCACAATCACGGTTCTGGAGACGATCGAGGACCTCGGCTTTTGTGAAAAGGGCAAAGGCGGGGCGTTCGTTGCGGATGGAAACCTAATTTCCGGCGTTGGCAAGTTGCCGTTCAACACCGATGGCGGAGGACTTTGCAACAACCACCCGGCCAACCGGGGCGGAATGACCAAGGTTATCGAGGCGGTGCGCCAATTGCGTGGAGAAGCCCATCCTAAGGTTCAGGTGCCGGACTGCAGGCTCGCATTGGCGCATGGCACCGGCGGACAGATTTCACAAAGAACAGGCGCAGGCACTGTCATCCTGGGGAGGAACGACGCATGA
- a CDS encoding Zn-ribbon domain-containing OB-fold protein translates to MSERSYPDPDITMESETYWQAANDGKLLVKRCDSCNEVHFYPRAICPGCMSDNTVWQEASGKGRIYSYSVMRRADPPYAIAYVTLEEGITMLTNIVDADFNALSVDMPVEVTFRDTEGGQALPLFRPAKD, encoded by the coding sequence ATGAGTGAACGCAGTTATCCTGATCCAGACATCACCATGGAAAGCGAAACCTACTGGCAGGCTGCCAATGACGGCAAGCTTCTGGTCAAGCGCTGTGACAGCTGCAACGAAGTCCATTTTTATCCGCGCGCCATTTGCCCGGGCTGCATGTCAGACAACACGGTCTGGCAAGAGGCGTCCGGGAAAGGCCGCATCTACTCCTATTCGGTCATGCGGCGGGCCGATCCGCCTTATGCGATTGCCTATGTCACCTTGGAAGAAGGGATTACGATGCTGACAAACATCGTTGATGCCGATTTCAATGCCTTGTCGGTTGATATGCCCGTCGAGGTCACCTTTCGAGACACGGAAGGCGGGCAAGCGCTGCCGCTGTTCCGCCCGGCGAAGGATTGA
- a CDS encoding CaiB/BaiF CoA-transferase family protein, which translates to MNRPLDGVRVIDLTNMLMAPYTTQILGDLGADVIKVEPPEGDPIRKIGPHRSEGMGPIFLNTNRSKRSVVLDLKTDDGHAAVMELIRNADVLIYNRRPQVMERLGLSYETVRAANPRIIYSGIFGYGQNGRYAAKPAFDDLIQGAAGVPSLAQMAGARVPTYSPVAVVDRGVGLWAVGQINAALFHQLRTGKGQRIDIPMFEMMASFVLGEHFYGRTFEPCQSGSGYPRLLSSDRRPYQTKDDYICVMIYTDRHWQAWFNALNTPEVLENDPRFASIATRTENIDSIYAELAELLLTRTTAEWLELFEKADIPAMPVNSPDTLIDDPHLKDVGFFIQVTHPSEGKLWDMAVPADWSETQPAPDKYAPLLGQHSKEILREIGFDDTRIEKMMQAGATSAPAN; encoded by the coding sequence ATGAACCGTCCGCTTGATGGTGTTCGTGTGATTGATCTGACCAACATGCTCATGGCGCCGTACACGACCCAAATTCTTGGAGATCTTGGCGCTGATGTCATCAAGGTCGAGCCGCCGGAAGGCGACCCGATCCGGAAAATCGGACCGCACAGGTCCGAAGGCATGGGGCCGATCTTTCTCAACACCAACCGGTCAAAAAGATCCGTCGTCTTGGATTTGAAAACGGACGACGGACACGCAGCGGTCATGGAGCTGATCCGCAACGCCGATGTGCTGATCTACAACCGCCGGCCGCAGGTGATGGAACGGCTTGGACTGAGTTATGAAACCGTTCGCGCTGCCAATCCCCGGATCATCTATTCGGGCATATTCGGCTACGGACAAAATGGCCGCTATGCTGCAAAACCTGCGTTCGACGACCTAATTCAGGGTGCCGCCGGAGTGCCGTCCCTTGCGCAAATGGCTGGTGCTAGAGTGCCGACCTATTCGCCAGTCGCAGTGGTTGATCGCGGGGTCGGATTATGGGCTGTTGGACAAATCAACGCCGCGCTGTTCCATCAACTGCGCACAGGCAAGGGCCAGCGGATCGACATTCCGATGTTCGAAATGATGGCAAGTTTTGTTCTCGGGGAACATTTTTATGGCCGGACATTTGAACCTTGCCAAAGTGGATCGGGATATCCCCGCCTGCTTTCGTCTGACCGTCGGCCTTATCAGACCAAAGACGATTATATCTGTGTGATGATCTATACAGACCGTCATTGGCAGGCTTGGTTCAACGCTCTGAATACACCTGAGGTTTTGGAGAACGATCCACGGTTCGCCTCCATTGCGACCAGAACGGAGAACATTGACTCCATTTATGCCGAACTTGCGGAGCTGCTGTTGACCCGGACGACAGCAGAATGGCTGGAACTGTTTGAAAAGGCGGACATTCCTGCCATGCCGGTTAACTCTCCGGATACTCTGATTGATGACCCGCATTTGAAGGATGTCGGGTTCTTCATACAAGTGACGCATCCGAGCGAAGGAAAACTCTGGGACATGGCAGTACCGGCAGACTGGTCGGAAACCCAGCCTGCGCCGGACAAATATGCGCCCTTGCTGGGTCAACACTCCAAAGAGATCCTGCGTGAGATCGGATTTGACGATACGCGGATTGAGAAAATGATGCAGGCGGGCGCAACTTCGGCTCCAGCAAATTGA
- a CDS encoding CoA ester lyase, whose amino-acid sequence MTLIRSWLFVPADSDKKLAKGRENPADALILDLEDAVADDRQEIARDMACAFLKANPDRSRQKLWVRINPLDHSFSLADLAAVMPGAPDGIVLPKVNTAEDINRLAERLSALEATAGLEIGSTRILSVATETAAALLTFNTYLDGVSDRLAALTWGGEDLAAALGAATNRHPVTGEYDHPFQFARTMCLTTARAVDAQPVGVVVTNFRDLEELRRDCEYDRQSGFIGKIAVHPAQSDVINAAFTPTDEEVAWSRKVVDIFEQNPGLGTIGLDGQMLDMPHLKQARNLLALADQINAAGG is encoded by the coding sequence ATGACATTGATCCGCAGCTGGTTGTTTGTGCCGGCCGATAGCGACAAGAAGCTGGCCAAAGGTCGGGAAAACCCGGCGGACGCATTGATCCTCGACCTGGAGGATGCAGTTGCTGATGACCGCCAGGAAATTGCCCGTGATATGGCTTGTGCGTTTTTGAAAGCCAATCCGGACCGTAGCCGGCAGAAGCTTTGGGTCCGAATAAATCCGCTCGATCATTCCTTCTCGCTCGCAGACCTGGCGGCCGTAATGCCGGGCGCTCCAGACGGTATTGTGCTGCCCAAGGTCAACACTGCGGAAGACATCAACCGTCTGGCTGAACGTTTATCCGCTTTGGAGGCAACGGCTGGCCTGGAAATCGGTTCTACGCGGATTTTGTCTGTTGCGACGGAAACCGCTGCTGCTCTCCTAACGTTCAACACCTACCTTGACGGGGTGAGTGATCGACTGGCCGCCCTGACATGGGGCGGAGAAGACCTTGCTGCTGCCCTTGGCGCCGCAACCAACCGGCATCCGGTAACAGGGGAATACGATCATCCCTTCCAGTTTGCCCGGACAATGTGTTTGACAACCGCAAGAGCGGTGGATGCGCAGCCGGTCGGCGTTGTGGTTACCAATTTCCGGGATCTGGAGGAGTTGCGCCGCGATTGTGAATATGACCGTCAGTCCGGTTTCATTGGCAAGATAGCTGTTCACCCTGCGCAGAGCGACGTGATCAACGCGGCGTTTACCCCGACCGATGAAGAGGTCGCATGGTCAAGGAAAGTCGTGGACATCTTTGAGCAGAATCCTGGTCTTGGAACCATTGGCCTTGATGGGCAAATGCTGGATATGCCGCATTTGAAGCAGGCACGTAATCTTCTGGCACTGGCTGACCAGATCAATGCGGCCGGAGGTTGA